The DNA region CCTGGGCCACCTGGGAGAGTCAATCCCCTACAATCTCGAGAGAATCGACAACCGCCTCTCTCTGTTCGCGAGGCAGAGGAAGCTGAAGAAATCACCTGCCGAGTATATCAGGGAACACATGCTCGTCACGACGAGCGGGAACTTCTCGCCTCAGTCGGTCCTGTGCGCAATAGGAACCATCGGCGTGGACAACGTGCTCTTCTCGGTGGACTGGCCGAATGAATCGAACAGGGCTGGCGTGGACTTCCTGACGCACCTGCCGGTGAGCAGGCCGGACCTGGAGAAAATAGCGTGGAAAAACGCCCGGAGGGTCCTGGGCCTGAAGTAGCGTTCATTGCATTCAGAACTTTGGATTCAGCCCTGCTTGCTTGCATAATTCATTAAGTGCCCTCCCTGGGGTAACTCCTTACCCATATCCTTGTATGCAAGAACCATCTCTTTCAATGCGTCCTTGAGCATACTCCGGCATTCCTCAATGTCTTTTCCCTCGGTAACAACTTCAGCCCATTCCACAAGCTGCCCCATATATCCTGAACTGATCTTGGTATATTTCGCTGTATAGTTATTCACCATATTGTCCAGTCCTCTCTGGTATTGTAGCAAAATGCTCAGTGAATTTCAAAAGGCGGAGCGGGTGCGTCACGCGCTCTTTCGCTGCTTTGCTTCAAGCAGAGCCTTGAGTTCGCGGTAGTAGGCCCAGGCGTCATCTTCTGAGATATCTCTCAGAGGGTCGCACTCTAATCCCAACGCACGGCACATTCCTAACATTTCTGATACTGAAGGACGGGTTTTTCTTTTTTCATTTTCCATTTCGAGTAAATTTTCTTCACCAGCATCGCCATATCCAACATTTTTATCAAAAAATTCCTTTTCTGCCATTGTGATCTACTCCTCCATTGCTGTATGTATGAGTTTTTATGGTGGAGTATTCCAGTTTTCTCAGCAGCGGTATGGATTTCCGATAATACAGATATGAAAAGCCCTTAGGGAAAGGTCTTGTTTTGTAATCGTCAGGGAGCATCTCTGTAAAGTGCACTTCCCTATTCTTGCGATTAAGGGATCTCTTGATCGTGCCTCCCCCGGTCACCGTTTTACCATTCTTGTCATAGGCCTTGCAAGCCATTCTGGCAAAAATTTGAAGTATGCCCTTAGAATCTATTTCAAACTTGACATAGTTCACTTTTAAGGCTTCTCTTCTATGATTCTTTCCTTCTCCCAGAAGATATTCATTTATAATTTGAGGTTTCACTGTTTTTCGGAAATACCTCTGAATTCTCTGGTAAGCCCTATCCCTGGCATAATCATCGTCCAGCCAGTCGTCAGGCACTTCAATCCAAGGAGAAGGCATTGAGGGTGATGCTCCTGCAGTGAAAGATGGCTCTCCATCGATCATACAGGAACAATATTGCCCGGGTATTACCCCGATATTTCATCTCTTCGGAATTGTGTAAACTTTTCGTATTCAACCCTCCTTCGTCTTCAGCCTCTCGAACCACTTGGGTGAAGCCATGGAGTGCACCGACGGAGATATCTATGAGAAGTGCCAGATCGGGGACGAAGATGACGATGACGAGCTTTATCAAGAAATTCATTCGGAACTAAAAAAGCCCCGGGCCGGGCTTCGTCAAGTCATTACCTTTTCTTACGCGCTCTTTCGCTGCTTTGCTTCTATCATGGCCTTCAGTTCATGGTAATATGCCCAGGCGTCATCTTCTTTGATGGTCCTGAGGTTATCTTCTTTAATGCCTAAATCATAGCACATACCAGTTATTTCCATGCTGTCGGGATAACTCGCATATTTTCTTTCTATCAGTTCAATTTCACTGTGATCTGCATAGTCAGCCATAGAATCACCTCAATTTTATTATAGCGTATCATTGACAATAAGTCAATTCTGCTTGATTCTATCAAGAAGATGGTCTATCAATTCTGACATCTCATCAGTGCTTTCGTCGTTGATATCCTGGTGTGTCCCGCTCCACCATACAGGGCGTATAGGTTTATCATGGGCATCCATGCCCATAAGGAACTTCTTCCCTGTCTTTTCGCCATTGGGGAGCTTGTTTTTTGCCAACTTGCACATTCTTGTAATGCTCATGATTTTATTTTCCCGATCTGGAGTAAGCTTAATTCCTCTTACTTTCTTGAGGTAATCAGCATACTGATTCAGTGTCTCTTTCATATCATCGTTGGAATAACCATAGAAGCTCCATACATATGCCCCGATTAAATTGTATTCTTCCTTTGAGCGCTCTGCTGTCGTCGTGGGGTCAGTTTTTATTGTCTCTATTCCTAGTTTTCTCAATAACGGGATTACTCTGCGATAATACTCTACGCCGAAACCTTCGATTCGCACTCTGCTTGCGTCCATTAAATCAAACTTGCATATCTTGTTATCAATCGTTCTGTGAATCCTTATTTTGTCAGTTCCTGTACCGCCAAGCTTCAAGGGCCCTGTGACTTTCATTGTGCTTTTGATCTTCAATCTGCCGGATATTTCCTTCGCGCTGAATCTTTCTACCTCAATCTGCGCTGAATTGCAAATACCTGAGCCAAGAAGATATTCGTTGATAACTCCAGGCCTGGCTCTTAATCCGAAATACTCTTGAAAAACTCTGTATCCCGAATGATTCGAGTATTCATCGTCCAGCCAGTCATCTGGCACTTCAATCCAAGGGGAAGGCATTGAGGGTGATGCTCCTGCAGTGAATGATGGCTCTCCATCGATCATACAGGAACAATATTGCCCGGGTATTACCCCGATATTTCATCTCTTCGGAATTGTGTAAACTTTTCGTATTCAATCCTTCTTCGCAGCACTCCTGGAGGAGACTCTCTGCCTGCAAAGAATTCCTACTGGCAGAGGACTCTATTTCCCTTTTGGGAGAAGAATGACGTGGACTTCAATCTTGTGATGCGACTTCTCAGCGCGCTTGACGGGCACAGAGTGGAATATGTTCTCGTGGGCGCTGCGCTCCATCTGGAATGATCCCGAGATCGAAAATTCCGTGACCTCACCTCGGCTAGGCGCGCTTTGTGGCTGAACTCCGAGGATCCCACTCTCGCTCGGCGTATCTCATCTCTCTGGGAATACAGCTGGAAGGTGTCGGGCTATACCCCGCTGCGAGGAGTTCAGAAGTTCCGCTCCATAGAGGAAGCGAACCAGGAACGAAGGGAGCGGACACGGCAAAGAATGGTGGAGCGCGCAATAGAGCTCGGCATCATCGAAAAATCCTGAAATGCGCTCTGTGGTGTAGAGTGAGGCCAGGGGCATTCTCCCGGCAAACAGGATTTGCCTGTGCTACGAATGCCAGTATAGCGACAAATCCAATTGTTTGCTGAAGAGGAGAATGGCCCCTGTCCTCTATAAATCAACTTTTCCACTCTTTGCCTTGGTGGACACTGACACCCATGTGACACTGTAGAGAAGTATTATAAGCTCAATGGAGAGTATAAAGTGAAGGAATGAGATAGCATGGGAAGAATTTCAGAGAAGGTGCTTTAATACAGCATTCCATTTTCATCGTTCCCGAAATCGTCCCAGCTGCAAAGTTGAAGTCGGATTCCTGCAGACAAAAGCATGGAGACAAATAAGATAATCCCGATATTCAGATCAAAGCCCCTTGCCCGGGGAGGAAGCGATCCTTTCCTGGAACATCTGCGTCCGCTCTTTGCCAAAGCTCGGGCAGTTGACCTCGTCGTCTCCTTTGTAAGAAGCTCTGGACTCACAGCCATAAAAGGTCCTCTCCTTGATGCCCGTGACAGGGGAGTTCCCATACGAGTGCTCACAGGTGATTATCTGGATATAACAGAAGTAGAAGCCCTGAACCTCCTTATGGACTGGGCTTTGGACGGCCGTATCAGGACTTATATCTATGAATCCGGATGCGACAGCTTTCATCCCAAGGCATATATTTTTCACTACAATCAAGGAGGATCTGCATTCGTAGGCTCAAGCAACCTAAGCCATTCAGCCCTGGGAAGCGGCATTGAGTGGAATTACAGAATTGACGCAGAGAAAGATCCTGAAGGATTCCTTTTTATCAACAAGGCTTTTGAAGAACTTCTTTCAAACCAATGCGTGAAACCCCTCGATTTCCAGTGGCTTAAGGAATACAGAGAACGCTGCACCAGAACTTCAGAAAAGAAGATATTCAGACCACCTGAACTCATAGAGCCAGAATCACCAGCAGATTTACCTCAACCTCATTTTATTCAGGAACAGGCTCTCTCTGCTTTAAGAGAAACACGTAAAGAAGGTTATCAAGCGGGACTTGTAGTGCTCGCCACAGGCCTGGGAAAGACATACCTCGCGGCTTTTGATTCAATGGAGTTCAAGAGAGTTCTCTTTGTGGCACACCGTGAAGAAATTCTCCATCAATCACAGTCAGTCTTCCGTAAAATGCGTCCTGGCAGCTTCCTCGGTATTTTCATGGGCAAAGAGAAAAACAGCGCAGCAGATGTGCTTTTTGCTTCAATACAGACTCTCTCAAAAAAGCAAAACCTTTCTCTATTTGAGCCTGGTTATTTCGATTATATAATAATCGACGAGTTTCACCATGCTTGCGCTAACACTTACAGGAAGCTCATAGCCCACTTCAGCCCTTCCTTTCTTCTAGGGATTACGGCAACTCCTGAAAGAACTGATCAGAGCGATCTTTTGGTTCTGTGTGAAAACAATCTTGTATATGAAAAAAGTCTTGTCGCTGGAATCACCGCAGGCCTTCTTGTTCCTTTTTCCTATTATGGCATTAAAGATCCGGTTGACTATCAGAACATTCCCTGGAGAAACGGAAAATTTGATCCAGAGATGCTTGAAAATGCAGTAGAAACACAGGTAAGAGCTGAGAAGGCTCTCAGTAGCTGGAAAAAACTCAAAGGGACGCGAACAATTGCATTCTGTTGCTCGAGGCATCATTCGGATTTCATGGCGCGATATTTCAAAGAAAAGGGAGGATATAAAACAGCATCGGTGCATTCTGGTGCGGGCTCGGATCCAAGAGCAGAATCACTTCTTAAACTTGAAACAGGTGAGCTCGATGTAATATTTGCCGTGGACATATTCAATGAGGGCCTTGATGTACCTGATGTAGATACAGTCCTTATGCTCCGGCCTACAGAATCTTCGATATTATTTCTGCAGCAAATGGGAAGAGGCCTCAGAACTGCAAAAGATAAAGAGAGGCTCACCATAATTGATTTTATTGGAAACCATCGTTCTTTCCTTCTGAAGCCAAGGACATTACTATCGCTTGGCGGTGGCACTATGACCTTGGCAAGATCTCTTGAATCTGTGAAGAAAAATACCATTGAGCTTCCACCTGGCTGTTCCGTCACTTATGAGATGGGCCTTATTGATATGATGAAGGAGTTCCTAAAGATATCAGGCTTAGAAGCTATAGAGACAATCTATGATGAATACAGGCTCATTCACGGTAGGCGAATTCTGGCCGCTGAGCTCATACAGGCAGGACTTTCTTTCAATGCTATCAGGACAAGATATGGGGGATGGTTCTCTTTTGTGGGAAGCCGTGGTGATCTCATGGAGAAAGAAAGATATTGCCTGGAAAAGGAGCCCTCATGGTTTAGAGAGCTTGAAATGATGGTAATGAAAAATTGTTTCTTTTTCATTACCATCAAGGCGCTTATTGAAGAAGACGCTTTTTTCGTCAAAATACCTTTGGACAGTCTTGCCCTCAGGGCTCATAATATATTGGCAAGAAATCCTTTACTCCAGAAAGATATCGATCCCGAACTCTTCCCCAATCCTCTCATTCCAGAGCCTCAGAAGTGGCTTACTTACTGGGAAGGAAATCTTGTCCACATATCCTCAGGAATGCAAGAAAATAAATTGGGCCGTTTATTCAATTACAGGGATAATCTTTTCTCTCTGAACCTTAATGTACCTGAAGAATTTCGAGATGAATTCACTGCAATGACACAGGAACTTATTGATTACAGGCTTTCCACATATGAGAAAAAAAGAGTAATTTCAATGCCTACTGATGTTGAAATTACTAAAGAAATCATTGCCAAAGTGATCACATCGGGAGGCAAAACTATCAAACCTATCATAATGCTTGGTAATCTCAAGAAACGTGATATCCTTCCTTTTGGAGATACTGATCTGCTTGCAGATGGAGTTGTGTATCGGGCAAGATTTGTGAAAAAAGCAATCAACGTAATGGGTGTTACAGGTAAGGAGGGTAATGTTCTCCCGGAAGTTTTGAGGAAATGGTTTGGTCCTTATGCGGGCTCACCCGGCACATCTTTCCATGTCCGTTTCAGAAATGAGGCCGGCCAGTGGGTTATGGAGCCTGTCAAGATGGATCCCGAGTCGAATGTAATATATTTCCCTGGAAGATTCAGAGTGCCCTTTTTCAGAGACTTTCGAGTGGCATGCGGTGCCTTTGTCAACGGCTATTATAATGAAGCGTGCAAGAATGCAGATATCTTGGAAATTGAGTCAAAAAGAAAATCTATCGATACTGCCAAATATTTTGTCATCATCGCAGAGGGCACTTCGATGGACGGCGGAGCAAATCCTATTTCTGATGGTGACAGAGTGCTCATGGAATGGATAACGGCAATCAGCTCATCAGATGTGGAAGGCAGAATCTGCTTGGTGGAAAAAACTTCAAATGACGAAACATCCTCCTTTGCTTTAAAACGAATTGTGAGAAAAGGAAATCACTGGTTCCTCCGTTCAGAGGAAGAGGGGAACAGAAGAGATGAACCTGTCGTATTTAAAAATATCGCACCAATCGCTAGATTTGTGGAGCTAATCGATAATAAGGAATAGGCTTTGCTCCGGCTGCAAGACTTCATGAAATAGTTCAGCGATTGTTTGGGTGTCGAAATCCTCTGAATCACTTAGAGGACAGGGGGCATTCTCCTTTTCAGCAAACAATTGGATTTGTCGCTATACTGGCGTTCGTATCACAGGCAAATCCTGTTTGCCGGGAGAATGGCCCCTGGCCTCACTCTGCAAGGCTTACAGCTTCTCTATTTCCTCTTCGCCGAGGCCCGTGTATTCGGTAATGGTTTTCGCGTCGAGGCCTTTTTCCTTCATCTTCAGGCCTATTTCCCTAAGGCTGTCTGCCCGGCCCTTCTCCATGCCCTTCTCCAGGGCCCTTTTCTCTGCCTGGAATAACTGCGACGCAAGGTCACGGCGGCCCTTCTCGCTTTTCTTCCTATCAGGCTTCCCCTTCAAGAAAAGTATAAAGGAGTCGCATTGACAGGATATGACGAAAATGTTATCAGAACCGGCAGAATTGTAAAAAGAGTGTGAACTCACCGTGACCCTTCCATTGACCGCAGTGACTATCTCTGCTACAATTGACCCTGAAGAAAGCACTGGATTTTCTTGAGTTCCCGAAGGAAAGGCGGTCCATTCTATGCTCCTGGAAAAGCGGATCCTGGTAATTCTTGCCCTGGGGGCCCTCCTGGCAGTTTCAGCGCCTGCTCCTGCAAAACAGGTTATCATCGAGGGGAAAGGCTCTCAGCAGAGAGGCACACCCACAAGCGGGGCAAAGCTCTCCGCTTCGCCCTTCACTCTCCCCTCGACGGGGACGCTCATCAATTTCTCCGGAACGGCTGAAAGCTTCTGGATAACCAATGCCGGGGGGAAGACCGTTTTCACCTCAGCGCCCGGGAAAAATCCCGTGGGCTTCACTCTGGCGGCCGGCGCCTATTATG from Candidatus Eremiobacterota bacterium includes:
- a CDS encoding DEAD/DEAH box helicase family protein, with product METNKIIPIFRSKPLARGGSDPFLEHLRPLFAKARAVDLVVSFVRSSGLTAIKGPLLDARDRGVPIRVLTGDYLDITEVEALNLLMDWALDGRIRTYIYESGCDSFHPKAYIFHYNQGGSAFVGSSNLSHSALGSGIEWNYRIDAEKDPEGFLFINKAFEELLSNQCVKPLDFQWLKEYRERCTRTSEKKIFRPPELIEPESPADLPQPHFIQEQALSALRETRKEGYQAGLVVLATGLGKTYLAAFDSMEFKRVLFVAHREEILHQSQSVFRKMRPGSFLGIFMGKEKNSAADVLFASIQTLSKKQNLSLFEPGYFDYIIIDEFHHACANTYRKLIAHFSPSFLLGITATPERTDQSDLLVLCENNLVYEKSLVAGITAGLLVPFSYYGIKDPVDYQNIPWRNGKFDPEMLENAVETQVRAEKALSSWKKLKGTRTIAFCCSRHHSDFMARYFKEKGGYKTASVHSGAGSDPRAESLLKLETGELDVIFAVDIFNEGLDVPDVDTVLMLRPTESSILFLQQMGRGLRTAKDKERLTIIDFIGNHRSFLLKPRTLLSLGGGTMTLARSLESVKKNTIELPPGCSVTYEMGLIDMMKEFLKISGLEAIETIYDEYRLIHGRRILAAELIQAGLSFNAIRTRYGGWFSFVGSRGDLMEKERYCLEKEPSWFRELEMMVMKNCFFFITIKALIEEDAFFVKIPLDSLALRAHNILARNPLLQKDIDPELFPNPLIPEPQKWLTYWEGNLVHISSGMQENKLGRLFNYRDNLFSLNLNVPEEFRDEFTAMTQELIDYRLSTYEKKRVISMPTDVEITKEIIAKVITSGGKTIKPIIMLGNLKKRDILPFGDTDLLADGVVYRARFVKKAINVMGVTGKEGNVLPEVLRKWFGPYAGSPGTSFHVRFRNEAGQWVMEPVKMDPESNVIYFPGRFRVPFFRDFRVACGAFVNGYYNEACKNADILEIESKRKSIDTAKYFVIIAEGTSMDGGANPISDGDRVLMEWITAISSSDVEGRICLVEKTSNDETSSFALKRIVRKGNHWFLRSEEEGNRRDEPVVFKNIAPIARFVELIDNKE
- a CDS encoding type II toxin-antitoxin system HicB family antitoxin, which codes for MVNNYTAKYTKISSGYMGQLVEWAEVVTEGKDIEECRSMLKDALKEMVLAYKDMGKELPQGGHLMNYASKQG